ATTCTAAAGTCATCCATTGTGAAATCTGTTAGAGAAATATTACCTGAGACATCTTCAAGGTCAATAACTTCATTTTGAAGCTGCTCCAGCTGCTTTCTTCTGTATTCTAAGTCTTTCATCTCATTGCCTTTTTCATCTATAACATCTTCTTCACCTGTACTTGAGAGGTTAACCATAGCCATTCTTTCTTTTACCCTGCCTACAAGGTTTATATACTCATCTAGTTCTATAGATGGCCAGAAATTAACAAGCTGTATATATTTATTTTTACTCCCTAGTCTGTCTATTCTTCCAAACCTCTGTATTATTCTAACTGGGTTCCAATGTATATCATAATTTACGAGATAGTCGCAATCCTGTAAGTTCTGGCCTTCTGATATACAATCTGTAGCAATTAATATATCTATCTCTTCAGTAATATTAGTGTTTAACTTATTTCTCTCTTTAGATACAGGTGAAAAGTTTGTAAGAACACTATTAAAGTCAGTTCTGTCTAACTTCAATGTAGTCTTAGGATTTCCAGAGCCTACTACAAGGGCTGAGTGTATTCCATATTTCTGTTTAACCCAGGTGCTTATATTTTCATATAAATATCCTGCTGTATCAGCAAAGGCTGTAAATATAATTAGCTTTTTGTTGTTTTTATTTATTTGATTATTAATCTTATACTCTATTTCTTTCTTTAGGTTATTAAGCTTCTTATCTCTCTTTGCATCAACTTCCTTTGCTTTTTGAAGGAGGGATACAAGAACTTCCTTATCCATTTCAAGATCTTGCTTCCACCTAATAATATCCATATCCCTTAGAAAGACTTTAATTATATCTCCAATAGCCATATCCTCTATATCTTCATCATAGGATTCAAATTCATCCATCCTAATGGAGTACTCATCAGATATTGACTGTAATCTTTCAAGTGTGAAATCGATCCTGCTTATAATATTACTAAGAGTGATTGCAAAAGAGTGTACCGAGCTTTCAAGTCTCTTTAGAAGACTTGCTTTCATTAAGTATATAATGCTGTTTTCTCTATCGCTTTGCTTAAATACACCTTTCCCTTCTCTAACCCTTGTATCATATTTTTCATTGTAGGCATAAACCCTTGTAGGCAATATATATTTCATTGGTGAATACACAGCGAGTCTAAGCCTTAATATATCATTATTTATTGTCTGAAGTGCTGGAAAATCATTATACTCATCAATATCACTTTTAAGGTTTCTAGGCTTTAATCTAGTTGGAAATTCTCCTATATCTTTAACGTCGTAATATTTTTCAATATGTTTTCTTGAACGAGCAATAGTTAAAGAGTCAAGAAGCTTAAAATAATCCCAATTAAGCATGTCTAAAAGCTTTTCTGTGGTTCTTTCTTTCTCATCCATCTCTGACCACTTATTAAACTGTCTTTGAGCCTTTATTATTGTTTGAGATATGCTTGGTATACTAGCAGCTTTAAAAAGAGCATCATCCTTTTCCTCTGTTATAAAGCTTATCTGGTTCTTTAAATCCTGTAGTTTATTATTAACTGGTGTGGCTGACAGCATAAGTACCTTTGTCTTAACTCCAGCTTTTATAATCTGTTTCATAAACTTCTCATATCTAGTTTCTCTGTCATTTCTAGCTACATTGTTTCTAAAGTTATGAGATTCATCTATAACAACAAGGTCATAATTCCCCCAATTTACATAGTCAAGATCTATATCTCCACTCTTTCCACCTTTTCTTGATAAATCAGTATGATTTAAAAGATCGTAAGAAAATCTGTCATTAAGAAGGATATTTCTTTTGTCGTTACGTCTATAAATCTCCCAGTTCTCACGCAGCTTCTTCGGTGCCAGTACCAGTACTCTGTTATTTTTAAGTTCATAATATTTGATGACTGCAAGTGCTTCAAAGGTTTTACCGAGTCCTACACTATCAGCTATAATACAGCCTCCGTAAGTCTCTATTTTATTTATAGCACCCATTACACCGTCTCTTTGAAAGTTATATAACTTATTCCATACTATAGTTTCTTTGAAGCCAGTCCTTGATTGTATAATTTCCCTGCTATCATTCTCTTCTAAAAAATTCTTAAACAAATTAAATAGAGTAACAAAATATAAAAACTGTGGTGTATTGTCTTTATATAGAAGCTCTATCTTCTTTACTAAATTGTCCTTAACGTCCTTTAAAGACTTCTTATCACTCCAAATAGCATCAAACCACATCTTAACCTTATTTACTTCTCTTTCATCGTCTATGAGACTGTTAACATAGTTATAATTGGCTCCCCCTATTCCAAGTCCTGATGTAGAGAAAGGAGATCCTCCTAATAGGGCTACGTCCTCATCATCCTTATTATCAATTAAATATAGGTTTCCTTTCATTCCTTTGCCGTTATAAAGTTTTACTTCTCCCTTTTCTTTAATCCACTCTACAAACTCCTTAGCAATATAAGATTGATTCAAATTGCACTTATATGCATTTTCATCATCATTCCCATAAATTAATGCTTCATTTTCTTTAATCTTAAACTCCATAGTATTGTTGTTGGCTTCTATAAATACCGGGTCAGTAAATATAAATCTAAAGTGTTCCACTTTTGATAATGCTTCTTTAAGCTCATTAAAAGCATACAAAGTCATATGAGCTGCTGCAATGGATACTTTGGAACCTTCCTGTATATTATCCTTCAGCACATCTCCTACAAGGCCTGTCCTTTTATTATCAATAAATTTATTAGGCATAAATCTTATCCCCTCGAATCTATATAGTCATCTGTTCTATTTTCTCGTCTATTATGTCAAACACTTTAGTTACAAAATATTCCTCTTTTATTACTTTATTATTATTATCATAATGTGCTTCGTACTCTAATTGGGCTTCTAATAAAGTTCTTGGATTAATAGAAATTTGCCCATCATGAACCTTGTCCATAAAATCTTTGTCCAATACATATGCTTTTATTTTCTTATTAAAAATGAGTTCCCATTGTGTATCTCCTATTAAATCAGGTTTTCTAATGCCTAAAGTAGTTCTAAAAGCGCTTTTTATTATCTTTACATCTTCCTTTTTCAAAATTTCAACAGGTTTACTCATGTTATCAAAGTCTTTCTTTTCTATCTTTACTTTAGTTTCATCTTTAGACTTTATCTCAATAAAATCTCTTTTATTGGATTCAAATAAGTGTCTAATTTTTGAATCTGTTTCAGTATCATATAAATTATAAACATTAATATTAAATGAGGTGCTCTCGCAATCCTTATTTTCAATCTTAACAAGCTCGCTCCCTACTTGTACGCTCTTAGGTGAACTTCTCTTAAGATGTTGCTTCATTTTCAGTAGATTGCAAAATATATCAAGACCATTTTTTGCCATGCCTACGTTATCTGGAGTTATTAAAGAAGGCATCATACCTATTAGCGCACTTAATTGTAATACAAAGCTTCCTTCGCTAGTGCCCTTTACTTCAATCTTAGTTATTGAGTTGAAATAAACTCTGCTTGAAATGTGTTCTACAAGCCCAGCTGTAGCAGCTAGTGAATTGATTAACTCATATGAATCAATGGAATTTTCCCCGCCAAATCTAATACTAAAATCAATTGTACTTTCTTCATTTGAATTCCCCAAGTTTTACATCCCCTTTGGTAAGTAAAATTAGTATATTATTACTATTTTCTACATTTATTATTAAAATCCTTTCTTAATGGACAATAAAAACAAAAAACTTGCATTATTGCAAGCTAATAAAAAATTTATTATAAACCACCACATATTATCGCATAAGCATGCTCTACATTTATTTCAAATAATCCCTTTTTAATCACAGTTTCTCACCCTCTCAACCCATCCATCATTAATGATAAATTCTTTTCTACTAGCGTTTTTATTTGAATTCGTTGAACATGCTTCTAACAAATTAATATCTTTTTCTAATTTATTTAATCTCCCCAGACAGTCATCTCTCCCTTTGCTGCTTCTTATTTCTCTTACTAAGATCTCGCTGAGAATTCGTATAGCTTTTTGTACTCCTAGTTCTGGTATTATTTTATCAATAAGTATCCTTCTCCTGTATTCATCAGAAGTATTAATCAACACATACCCTAATTGATAAATTCTAGCAATGTCATAGGATGTTACGTTATCTGATATTTTTCTCATAAAATCCCTCCTAATAATTTATATAAAAAAAGATAGTCATTCAGACTATCTTAAGTAACCTACAGTAAAAAATTATTTCTATTTAACACATTTGTATTTTACATCTATATATACAAATTTTTAGGATATTACTTTCCACATAAAAAATATTTTTAGTATAAATTAATTTAAAATGAGTTTGCTAATTACCTGAAACCCCTGATTAGTTGCAATCTGATACAAAGGATATATGCATTGCCTCATCTTAGAATTAAAGTTCTCATGTGAACTATGCCTAGAATAATCATAGGGGTTATCCAATCTCATCACATCTATATACTGCTCTAATGCTGTCTCTATCTTATTATCACATAAATATGAAAAAGCTTTATATTGAATACTGCAAAAATCATTAAAATAGCTTTCAAACTGTAGCAAATTATCGCTCTTCTTACTATTTATATTTTTAAACGTTGGAACTAGATTCCACATCTCATCATGCAAAACAAAACTCCACGGTATAAAATGATCTATACTTAAGCTTCCATATTTCTTATAGTTTACACTGTCAAAATCCTCACCTGTATATATGTCCTTTATTTCAACATTAGTGATAATTTGATTCCACAACTTTGTAGCATTATTTAATTTCCTTGTTCTTGGAGCTTCAAGCTTAAAAGCAATGGCAGGGACATTTGGATTTCTCTTTTGAATAAAACATACTAATTTAAAGTATATCCACGACTTAATCAATTTGTAATTATCCTTTAAGTACTGTCCCCATCCTTCATTTAAGACAATTTTATCTTTTTCTCCTTTAATAATCTTATATAAACAATTGTTATTATCCTGAGATAAATATGTAATCATTTTATTTTTAGAACTATCCTTAACCCCATAAAGCTCCTCTGCGAAAAATGGGGTTAACAGCCTATAAGGGACGTTGTAAGTTAACTCTTTCATCATTAACTTTAGCTCTGTATCTTTACTTTTGATGATATAGTCTAAGAGCTTTCCATCATCATAATTGGTTGAAAACTTTTCCTTTTTAAACACATAGTTCACAGGTTTGCCCAAATTGTCGAATCTTCCAAAGCTAAGCTTAAATTGAAGTATCGGATACCAAGCATTTACTATCATTCTAGCTACAATACGCTCAAAATCTATTTCTTCATGTCCTATACTAACTTCATCTAAGATACCTAGCAGCCAGTACATCTTGTAGCTGGCAACTACTCTATCATCATCAAGGAGTCTACAAAAAATTCTAGAACTTACTTTATCGCTATATGGTACATTGTCTTGTATATCCTTTGGCAAAATTAATCTTGTTGAATTATCTTGTTTATTTGTTACACTCATATAAAAGAAAATCTCCTCTTATTTCCATTTTAGCTTACTAATTATGTCTTATACCATTCTTATCTAAGATACTATTCAATAGCGACTTTTTATTCTTAAATGCCTCATCAAAAGCTCTAAATTGCTTTTGTAATTCGTTGCGGTTGTTAACATTATTAGTTTGAAAATATTTAACTTCGTTTTGCAAGGCAGTTAAAATTAACTTATATGTGTTTTGTAGTTCAGTCTTATAAATTGTTAATTCATTGGGACTAGATATTTCAACTACCTGGCTGATGTTATCATTTATTCTATTTTGATAAACTATTATGTTATTCAAATACTCCTTGGAAGTCATCGTCTTGCTATTATAGGAGTTAATATCGCTTGCTCTTTTATTTAGATCACTTATTATTTCATTTTCAATTTTACTTACCTGGTTTAAATAATTTATAATTTCTTGTTGATTGCTTATAGAAAGGTTGCTTCCGATACCTTTAGAT
The genomic region above belongs to Clostridium swellfunianum and contains:
- a CDS encoding HNH endonuclease domain-containing protein, translated to MSVTNKQDNSTRLILPKDIQDNVPYSDKVSSRIFCRLLDDDRVVASYKMYWLLGILDEVSIGHEEIDFERIVARMIVNAWYPILQFKLSFGRFDNLGKPVNYVFKKEKFSTNYDDGKLLDYIIKSKDTELKLMMKELTYNVPYRLLTPFFAEELYGVKDSSKNKMITYLSQDNNNCLYKIIKGEKDKIVLNEGWGQYLKDNYKLIKSWIYFKLVCFIQKRNPNVPAIAFKLEAPRTRKLNNATKLWNQIITNVEIKDIYTGEDFDSVNYKKYGSLSIDHFIPWSFVLHDEMWNLVPTFKNINSKKSDNLLQFESYFNDFCSIQYKAFSYLCDNKIETALEQYIDVMRLDNPYDYSRHSSHENFNSKMRQCIYPLYQIATNQGFQVISKLILN
- a CDS encoding helicase-related protein, giving the protein MPNKFIDNKRTGLVGDVLKDNIQEGSKVSIAAAHMTLYAFNELKEALSKVEHFRFIFTDPVFIEANNNTMEFKIKENEALIYGNDDENAYKCNLNQSYIAKEFVEWIKEKGEVKLYNGKGMKGNLYLIDNKDDEDVALLGGSPFSTSGLGIGGANYNYVNSLIDDEREVNKVKMWFDAIWSDKKSLKDVKDNLVKKIELLYKDNTPQFLYFVTLFNLFKNFLEENDSREIIQSRTGFKETIVWNKLYNFQRDGVMGAINKIETYGGCIIADSVGLGKTFEALAVIKYYELKNNRVLVLAPKKLRENWEIYRRNDKRNILLNDRFSYDLLNHTDLSRKGGKSGDIDLDYVNWGNYDLVVIDESHNFRNNVARNDRETRYEKFMKQIIKAGVKTKVLMLSATPVNNKLQDLKNQISFITEEKDDALFKAASIPSISQTIIKAQRQFNKWSEMDEKERTTEKLLDMLNWDYFKLLDSLTIARSRKHIEKYYDVKDIGEFPTRLKPRNLKSDIDEYNDFPALQTINNDILRLRLAVYSPMKYILPTRVYAYNEKYDTRVREGKGVFKQSDRENSIIYLMKASLLKRLESSVHSFAITLSNIISRIDFTLERLQSISDEYSIRMDEFESYDEDIEDMAIGDIIKVFLRDMDIIRWKQDLEMDKEVLVSLLQKAKEVDAKRDKKLNNLKKEIEYKINNQINKNNKKLIIFTAFADTAGYLYENISTWVKQKYGIHSALVVGSGNPKTTLKLDRTDFNSVLTNFSPVSKERNKLNTNITEEIDILIATDCISEGQNLQDCDYLVNYDIHWNPVRIIQRFGRIDRLGSKNKYIQLVNFWPSIELDEYINLVGRVKERMAMVNLSSTGEEDVIDEKGNEMKDLEYRRKQLEQLQNEVIDLEDVSGNISLTDFTMDDFRMDLINYLEHNKEALSESPKGIYSVVTNDNENIQDEVQRGVIFCLKALNYDENDLKENPLYPYYIVYVNEVGEILYGFNQVKKILDLYRSLCSKKEFILDKMVADFNKETRFGKKMEKYKDLLVKAVEAISGKIEEETTLSIFSLGDLSDLMSDTAVTIEDFEVISYLIIR